The Gemmatimonadaceae bacterium genome contains the following window.
AAGCGCCGGCCCTCGGCCAGGATGCTCTCGCCGGGGCTCTCCTCGGTGCCGGCCAGTAGCGAGCCCATCATCACGGTGTGGGCGCCGGCCGCGATGGCCTTCACGATGTCACCGGAGTACTTGATGCCGCCGTCGGCGATGACCGGCACGTCGCCGGCGCCGTCCACGGCGTCCATCACGGCGGTCAGCTGCGGCACGCCGATGCCCGTCACGACACGCGTGGTGCAGATCGAGCCGGGCCCGACGCCGACCTTGATGCCGTCCACGCCGCGGTCCACCAGCGCCTTTGCCGCCGCCTTGGTGGCAATGTTGCCGGCCACCAGCTGCACGTCGGGGAAGGCCTCGCGCACCTTGGCGGTGGCGTCGAGCACGCCCTGGGAATGGCCGTGCGCGGTGTCGACGATGAGTGCGTCAACGCCGGCATCCACGAGGGCCTTGGCGCGGCTCAGATAGTCGCCGCCGGCGCCGATGGCCGCGGCCACCAGCAGGCGGCCCTCGGCGTCCTTGGCGGCGTTGGGATACTGCCGGCGCTTGTGGATGTCCTTCACCGTGATGAGGCCGATCAGCATGCCGTCCTTCTCGGTCACGGGCAGCTTCTCGATGCGGTGCTTGCCCATGATCTTCTCGGCTTCGTCGAGCGTGGTGCCGACGGGCGCGGTGATCAGGCCTTCCTTGGTCATCGCCTCGCTGAGGGGGCGGTCGAGCTGGCGCTCGAACTGCAGGTCGCGGTTGGTGATGATGCCGACAAGCTTGCCCGCGCCGTCCACCACGGGCACGCCGCTGATGCGGAAGCGGGCCATCAGGCCGACGGCCTCGCGCAGCGTGGCGCTGGGCTGCAGGGTGATCGGGTTGCGGATCATGCCGCTCTCCGAGCGCTTCACCCGGTCCACCTCGGCGGCCTGCCGATCGATGGCCATGTTCTTGTGCAGCACGCCGATGCCGCCGGCGCGGGCCATGGCGATGGCCATCTCGGACTCGGTCACCGTGTCCATGGCGGCGGACACGAGCGGGATCTGCAGGGTGATGCCGCGCGTAAAGCGGCTGGCGGTC
Protein-coding sequences here:
- the guaB gene encoding IMP dehydrogenase — encoded protein: MGHPSDRIRDDAALTFDDVLLVPRHSLVHPKDVTTASRFTRGITLQIPLVSAAMDTVTESEMAIAMARAGGIGVLHKNMAIDRQAAEVDRVKRSESGMIRNPITLQPSATLREAVGLMARFRISGVPVVDGAGKLVGIITNRDLQFERQLDRPLSEAMTKEGLITAPVGTTLDEAEKIMGKHRIEKLPVTEKDGMLIGLITVKDIHKRRQYPNAAKDAEGRLLVAAAIGAGGDYLSRAKALVDAGVDALIVDTAHGHSQGVLDATAKVREAFPDVQLVAGNIATKAAAKALVDRGVDGIKVGVGPGSICTTRVVTGIGVPQLTAVMDAVDGAGDVPVIADGGIKYSGDIVKAIAAGAHTVMMGSLLAGTEESPGESILAEGRRFKMIRGMGSMSAMQDGSADRYFQDGEMSAKKFVPEGIEGRVPYKGPVADVLYQMVGGLRSGMGYSGCGSIDALRTEAEFVRITAAGLRESHPHDVTITREAPNYSV